In Cicer arietinum cultivar CDC Frontier isolate Library 1 chromosome 7, Cicar.CDCFrontier_v2.0, whole genome shotgun sequence, the genomic window ATTGATGAAACATTATTCATCAATCAAATGGAGGGATGAAAGACACAccttatatttataaaaaaaaaaaaaaaaaaataccttagaaTTTTAATTCTCTGTAGATTGGTCAATTTCGGCTGTTAGAGCGAAAAAATGTATTTCAAGCTAGTCAAGATTAAAATACTGGCTACTTGTTGACGGGTAGCTACATGTTCTATTCATCTACAATAACACCACCTAACAACATTTTTTTACAAGACCACCTAACAACTTAATAGATGTAATTTCCAGTCCCACGTACAAGTGAGTTTGGATTTACTGAAGTTGTTCCCAATCATAGACAGTTTGATTTTGACGGATCTGttctaaaaatagaaaatagaaaatttaaaattttaatttataattaaaataatgaacttaAATCTAAACCGTTGATTAAGATCAACTACAAATGCTTGAATTTAGCCGCAGCCAATTCGGACCCCGTACAAgttgatatataaatatacatactAAGCTTCCCTTGAAAGTCACTTGTATTAACAATTCCTACATCACATACTACACTTCTCTCTGTTTTTGCTcccatattaaaaaaatggacTTATCACTAAGTTCAACACTTTCCTACGTAGTTCTCACATTCACTCTCCTTCTCCTTCTCAAATTTCTCATTCCTACAACaaaatccaataaaaaaaatcactctAAGCTTCCACCGGGACCCACCCCACTTCCCATAATAGGAAATCTTTTAAAACTTGGCAACAAACCCCACCATTCCTTAGCAAATCTTGCTGACATTCATGGCCCAATAATGACACTTAAATTAGGGCAAGTAACAACTGTAGTAATTTCTTCGGCTGACATGGCAAAAGAAGTTTTATTAACACATGACCTAATAACCTCAAATAGAACTGTCCCTGATGCACTCTCCGTTCTCAACCATGATCAGTACAGTCTATCTTTTATGCGTGTCTCGCCGCGTTGGCGTGACCTTAGGAAAATTTGTAACTACcagttgttttcaaataaaacgCTTGACTCGAGTCAAGCGTTAAGGCGTAGGAAGTTACAAGATCTCCTTAATGACATCGAAAGATGTAGCAAAGTTGGGGAGGCTGTTGATGTTGGAAAAGCTGCTTTTAAGACGACGGTTAATTTGTTGTCGAATACTTTTTTCTCGGTCGATTTTGTTCATTCGGCCAAGGAAGCTGGAGAGTATAAGGAGATTATTGTGAGTATATTGAAGGAAGTTGGAGTGCCGAATGTGTCGGATTTTTTTCCCATGTTGAAGTTTCTGGATTTGCAGGGTATTAGAAAGCGTTCGATTGTTTCTGTTAAGAAGGTTTTGAGTATTTTTAAGAGATTTGTAGGAGAAAGGGTGAAGATGAGGGAAGGCACTGGTTCTATTGGAAATGATGATGTTCTTGATGCTTTGCTTAATATGTCTTCGGATGGTGGGAAGATTGAGATGGATAAAGATGAAATTGAACATTTGTTGCTGGTATGTATATTTGATTTTGGATTAAAGTGCTCTTTTaacatttcaaattattttgatttcattatGATCCTTTAAATTACAAACTAAATACTTTCGCTTAAATTGCAAACAATATACACTTTAATCTTTTCTAAAATAgtgtttaatattataatttaagagAACAAAATATCTgatttttataactaaaaaacttaaatatttataattaaagcaAAACTTTAGATATTATCTTGGAAGTTCtcttcttttatatattttatatttagatattaATAACTCGACTTTAAACCCTAACCACAATAGTTATTGACCATAATTTATCTTATCTTGTGAAATTCTGTTTTTCTTTAACTTATGTACTATAGAATTAGCCTCTATCTTCCCAATAAAAGTTCTCGggtataaatatattaatactaattaaataatatttggtATACCACCAGAATATATTTGTTGCAGGAACAGACACAACAACATACACACTAGAATGGGCAATGGCAGAGTTAATTCACAATCCAGAAATGatgtcaaaattaaaagaagaacTTGAAAAAACTGTTGGCAAAGGTATTCCAGTTGAAGAAACCGACATAGCTAAACTACCTTACATGCAAGCAGTTATAAAGGAAACATTTCGTTTACATCCACCAGTTCCTTTGTTACTTCCTCGTAGGGCAGAAATCGATGTTAAAATTGGTGACTATGTTATTCCGAAAGATGCACAAATTTTGATTAATGCTTGGGTTGTTGGTAGAGACCCAACTAAATGGGAAAATCCTAATGTTTTTATACCAGAGAGGTTTTTGGATAGTGAAATTGATATTAAAGGACATCATTTTGAGCTTATTCCATTTGGTTCTGGAAGAAGAACTTGTCCTGGTTTGCCTTTGGCTATTAGAATGTTGCCTTTGATGTTGGGATCTTTGGTTAATTGCTTTGATTGGAAACTTGAAGATGGTTTGAATGTTGAGGATTTCAATAAGGAAGATGAATTTGGGATTACTTTGGAAAAATCTCAACCTGTTCGAATTGTTCCAACTAAATTGTATTGAAAAATATGTTTCGTTTATTACAGTTCATGAGAAGGTAGTTGCAAGGACATTTAACATGTTGGGGATCGATTCGAGCTTAagatccttttttttttcaaagttcaCTAAGAAATAATAAtgttgcatatatatatatatagagagagagatgCACATGTGTGTTGttctatttaaataaacaatcaaAGGGTCAAGTGCAAGTGTTAGTGGTGGTTTGTTTTTCTTGTTTATTCATAGTAAACCTGATACTTCTTGTTGTGACCTTTATGTCTTAATGTTGAAATTTGTTGGCTGAA contains:
- the CYP gene encoding cytochrome P450 monooxygenase, producing MDLSLSSTLSYVVLTFTLLLLLKFLIPTTKSNKKNHSKLPPGPTPLPIIGNLLKLGNKPHHSLANLADIHGPIMTLKLGQVTTVVISSADMAKEVLLTHDLITSNRTVPDALSVLNHDQYSLSFMRVSPRWRDLRKICNYQLFSNKTLDSSQALRRRKLQDLLNDIERCSKVGEAVDVGKAAFKTTVNLLSNTFFSVDFVHSAKEAGEYKEIIVSILKEVGVPNVSDFFPMLKFLDLQGIRKRSIVSVKKVLSIFKRFVGERVKMREGTGSIGNDDVLDALLNMSSDGGKIEMDKDEIEHLLLNIFVAGTDTTTYTLEWAMAELIHNPEMMSKLKEELEKTVGKGIPVEETDIAKLPYMQAVIKETFRLHPPVPLLLPRRAEIDVKIGDYVIPKDAQILINAWVVGRDPTKWENPNVFIPERFLDSEIDIKGHHFELIPFGSGRRTCPGLPLAIRMLPLMLGSLVNCFDWKLEDGLNVEDFNKEDEFGITLEKSQPVRIVPTKLY